One genomic region from Oligoflexus sp. encodes:
- a CDS encoding response regulator, which produces MSGELLSAEDMRRIRVEWRTEAEDRIRAAAAVLGRRARDEADAPLMKDLMRVLHSLKGTAAMVGFREVAEFVHQMEDYCEMFRGQNPVPFSHFSVELMEKALEELLEIVETADADHDPVVGSSAVRNELKTATEGLLREKELHFTEPELPPRSQDAIKWPVITALDELKKDLTICPSCPFIKESYRTLHSKHLSSDELEKQLTTLNSLKIEPCILLVDDEPGLTQVVGDLIKLILPRARLIEADTGAKALNLLSSVMGDQIDLVIVDLEIIDMSGLAVLRSLHELKSRSEVFANGMIMTAHKPSEQDLHEGLQLGVREFLLKPFGIDHLLTSLIGPIREAMMSRLLVSIVSYSQRVYMGFNRLEREPDVQLQIGIRREIHNMLTQMAKAQRSLQDAQMLPFC; this is translated from the coding sequence ATGAGCGGCGAACTCTTATCCGCCGAAGACATGCGCCGCATTCGAGTCGAGTGGCGCACGGAAGCCGAAGATCGTATCCGCGCGGCTGCGGCGGTTCTTGGCCGCAGGGCCCGGGATGAGGCCGACGCTCCGCTCATGAAGGACCTCATGCGGGTCCTTCATTCTCTGAAGGGAACCGCCGCGATGGTAGGTTTCCGCGAGGTGGCGGAATTCGTCCATCAGATGGAAGATTACTGCGAAATGTTTCGCGGGCAAAATCCGGTGCCGTTCAGCCATTTTTCAGTGGAGCTCATGGAAAAGGCTCTGGAGGAACTCCTCGAGATCGTGGAAACGGCCGACGCTGACCATGATCCGGTCGTCGGCTCGTCTGCGGTTCGGAACGAACTGAAGACAGCGACCGAGGGCCTCTTGCGCGAAAAGGAACTTCATTTCACAGAACCGGAACTGCCGCCCCGGTCGCAGGACGCAATCAAATGGCCGGTCATCACCGCGCTTGATGAGCTGAAAAAAGACCTCACGATCTGCCCCAGCTGTCCCTTCATCAAGGAAAGCTATCGAACTCTTCATTCGAAACACCTCAGCTCCGATGAATTGGAAAAACAGCTCACGACCCTGAACAGTCTTAAGATTGAACCGTGCATCCTTCTGGTTGATGATGAGCCGGGCTTGACCCAGGTGGTCGGCGACCTCATCAAGCTTATCCTGCCCCGCGCGCGTCTGATCGAGGCGGATACGGGCGCAAAAGCCTTGAATCTTCTCAGCTCGGTCATGGGTGATCAGATTGATCTTGTGATCGTCGACCTTGAGATCATTGATATGAGTGGGCTCGCTGTACTGCGTTCGCTACATGAGCTTAAAAGTCGGAGCGAAGTTTTTGCCAATGGCATGATCATGACCGCCCACAAACCCTCCGAACAGGACCTGCATGAAGGTCTGCAGTTGGGCGTTCGCGAGTTCCTGCTCAAGCCATTTGGCATTGATCATCTTTTAACAAGTCTGATCGGCCCCATCCGCGAAGCCATGATGAGCCGTTTGCTTGTCAGTATCGTTTCCTACAGCCAGCGGGTTTACATGGGTTTCAACCGACTGGAGCGTGAACCCGATGTTCAGCTTCAAATCGGTATCCGCCGAGAGATTCACAACATGCTCACGCAGATGGCGAAAGCGCAGCGTAGTCTTCAGGACGCTCAAATGCTACCGTTCTGCTGA
- a CDS encoding heavy-metal-associated domain-containing protein: MYEFKVEGMTCNHCVQAITKSLTKLDSRAKVQVDLASKLVKVDSVEDPKTLAAEIEEAGYTVLSTATV, encoded by the coding sequence ATGTACGAATTTAAAGTCGAGGGCATGACCTGCAATCACTGTGTCCAGGCCATCACGAAGTCGCTGACCAAACTCGATAGCCGGGCGAAGGTTCAGGTGGATTTGGCGTCCAAGCTGGTGAAAGTGGATAGCGTCGAGGATCCGAAGACGCTCGCCGCTGAAATCGAGGAGGCTGGCTATACGGTGCTGAGCACAGCCACGGTTTGA